In Rutidosis leptorrhynchoides isolate AG116_Rl617_1_P2 chromosome 2, CSIRO_AGI_Rlap_v1, whole genome shotgun sequence, one genomic interval encodes:
- the LOC139893717 gene encoding organelle RRM domain-containing protein 1, chloroplastic-like — translation STVSSSSSMAPALSSLLCTTPQTSSFFHFFPSFQTPNSPQLNCNVLKPISHLTNNITLTPISTFKSRKTCATNSNLIITAPSSDEIHGQRHWIVVVKAPPPQIVGSRPDVIDYYVKILEKVLSSNKEAQGCIYNASCDTQFRFCCNVDEETSEKLACLPEVLSIKPDRDFSSVLKDYSDDTFRPLFSAGSLKQYLVRVEMPDSRIISRAQLVDYYTQILTKVLGNEQDAQMCIYHVSLHSDYGFCCELDDECAKELAGIPGVISVNVDDNVDSDDKNYRGDASITNQPTNIKTKKLFVTGLSFYTSEKTLRAAFEGFGELVEVKIIMDKISKRSKGFAFIEYTTEEAAGEALREMNGKIINGWMIVVDVAKTNPPKYSRGLPRPAT, via the exons TCCAcggtatcatcatcgtcatcaatgGCGCCTGCTCTATCTTCGCTCCTTTGCACAACCCCTCAGACTTCATCATTCTTCCATTTCTTTCCCTCATTCCAAACACCAAATTCCCCACAGTTGAACTGCAATGTTCTCAAACCCATATCCCATCTGACAAACAACATTACCCTAACCCCAATTAGCACTTTTAAATCAAGAAAAACATGTGCAACGAATTCAAATCTAATCATTACTGCTCCATCTTCAGATGAGATACATGGCCAACGCCATTGGATTGTAGTGGTCAAAGCTCCACCACCACAAATTGTAGGTTCTAGACCAGATGTTATTGATTATTATGTCAAGATTTTAGAAAAGGTTCTCAGCAG TAATAAGGAGGCTCAAGGCTGCATATACAATGCGTCTTGTGATACTCAATTCAGATTCTGCTGCAACGTGGACGAAGAAACTTCCGAAAAACTAGCAT GTTTGCCAGAGGTATTATCAATTAAGCCTGATCGAGATTTCAGTTCTGTACTAAAAGATTATAGTGATGATACTTTTCGTCCATTATTTTCTGCCGGAAGTTTGAAACAATATCTTGTCCGGGTCGAAATGCCAGATTCAAGAATCATCAGCAGGGCACAGCTGGTTGATTATTATACACAGATACTAACCAAGGTTTTGGGGAA TGAGCAGGATGCCCAAATGTGTATATATCACGTTTCGTTACACTCAGACTATGGATTCTGCTGTGAACTAGACGATGAGTGTGCAAAGGAATTAgctg GTATCCCTGGTGTTATATCTGTTAACGTGGATGATAATGTCGATTCAGATGACAAAAATTACAGAG GTGATGCGTCCATAACAAATCAACCTACAAATATCAAAACAAAAAAGCTCTTTGTAACAG GACTGTCATTTTATACATCCGAGAAAACCTTACGTGCTGCATTTGAAGGTTTTGGAGAGCTTGTTGAAG TAAAAATAATAATGGACAAAATCTCGAAAAGATCGAAAGGTTTTGCGTTTATTGAATACACTACAGAGGAAGCTGCAGGTGAAGCTCTCAGAGAAATGAATGGCAAG ATCATAAATGGGTGGATGATTGTTGTTGATGTTGCTAAAACAAACCCACCAAAGTACAGCAGAGGGCTCCCAAGACCAGCAACCTGA
- the LOC139893718 gene encoding copper transport protein ATX1-like, which yields MSQTVVLKVGMSCGGCVGAVKRVLGKMEGVETFDIDLEQQKVTVKGNVQPDAVLQTVSKTGKKTEFWPAEGASATA from the exons ATGTCTCAG ACTGTCGTTCTTAAGGTTGGTATGTCATGTGGCGGCTGTGTTGGTGCTGTGAAGAGGGTTCTTGGCAAAATGGAAG GGGTGGAAACTTTTGACATTGATCTGGAGCAACAGAAAGTGACGGTGAAAGGTAACGTGCAGCCGGATGCTGTTCTCCAAACTGTTTCCAAGACTGGTAAGAAAACCGAGTTTTGGCCTGCAGAAGGAGCATCAGCCACTGCTTAA